A region of the Salvelinus namaycush isolate Seneca chromosome 13, SaNama_1.0, whole genome shotgun sequence genome:
GTGGTTATCGTGAAGAGTGGCCGGAGGATATGTGGCACCGGGGGTTGCCTCGCCAACGCTCCCCTGCACCAAAACAAGAGTTACTTTGAGTTCAAGATCCAGTCCACAGGTAATGATTGAACATGAGTCCATGATAACGTTactgtccacctgtctgtctttgtgttggAGATAAAAATGAATAAGGAACTATGGGGAATATCTTTTGGTGTGCGCGCATCAGGCAGTGTAGCTTTGGGACGTAACATCGGGAGTTTGTATAATATAATAACTCCCCGAGTTGTAATTCATTCTGGTGGCTGGTGACGGGAAATAACCTTAACTTTACAATATAGCCGGCATCACCCCAAAAAACGGACTGTCAACAAAATATGTATAATCTCTAGAAACTATACTTACCAGATGTAAAGTGAAATGTGTCCCTCGCTATAAAATGGACGTCTGAATCCAACTTTTGTCTTTAGTGAATTTTCGTAACAGGTTAGGATAAGACAGGCCTACAGCTACAATATGACGATGGTCATGGCTATAATGGATCCATCTTTTGACAAATTAACGTCAGATtttacttttcgtagcaggttagcaTCATTAGATTAGGTTTACCTAAAATACACTTAACGTTATTTTGAAAAAAGCTGGATCCCTTATAGCCATGACCTATTAAGATAGGATTAAACTGCGTCTCCAATAAAAATCCCCGATCACACTTGTGTGAGATGTCATGGCGACTTTAGTCATCGGGTCTAACGGTCATCTTGCGCTGAACTGCGCATGTGCATGCcttcaaatcaaaggcactccttcgatgTTGTTTTTGACAAATTAAAACGTGTCCGTTTTTCACGAGGTTTGAGTAATggcatgttcaactacttaagacattttCTCGAATTTAGGTTGTGCCTTTTAATGAACAACTATGGAAGAATTTTTAATTTCTTATTGACTTTCCAAACCCTGGTCTGTTTGGCCTTGAAGTGTAGGAGGACCTGTTGGACTGTATGTTCTTAGTGTTTTCTGAGCACAATGTGTTCTCTCCCAGGTGCTTGTAAGGGCACAGATGACAGACTGGTAGGATTCCAGTTGAGGTGGTTTAATAACCTTGATTCACATAAAGCAGGAATGGCACAGCACAGAGTATGTGTTAAGGCACTTTAAGGTATGGTTTAAATTGTTTTAACCAAGAGTGTGTGTGGTTCTGAAAAATTAAATACAATCGTAAATGGCCGGTATAAGCTTAATACAACCTCCAATTACATGATCTATAAAGAATACGGCTGCAATAGGTTATGTGCTGCACAGGACAATACAGCCTAACAACACGGCTGTGACTTCACTAATGAAAGATCAGATGGGTGCAGCCACACAGCACCACGATCCTCACACAActtcatatatatatatgcacgcaCCGGACCAGTCAAAAGGTTAGACACgcctactcaagggtttttctgtattttactattttctatataaTAATAGTGAcgatgtcaaaactatgaaataacacatggaatcatgtagtaaccaaaaaagaattaaacaaatctaaatatgtttaatattcttcaaagtagccaccctttgccttgatgacagctttgcacactcttggcattctctcaaacagcttcacgtGGAATGCTTtagcaacagtcttgaaggagttcccacatataatgAGCACTAgttgcctgcttttccttcactctgtggtctaactcatcccaaaccatctaaattggatagaggtcggttgattgtggaggacaggtcatctgatgcagcactctatcactttccttctttgtcaaatagcacttacacagcctggaggtgtgttgggtcattgtcctgttgaaaaacaaatgatagtcccactaagctcaaaccagatgggatggtgtaccgctacagaatgctgtggtagccatgctggttaagtgtgccttgaattctaaataagtcacagacagcgtcaccagcacccccacacccccatgcttcacggtgggaaccacatgtgcagagatcatccattcacctgctctgcgtctcacgAGGACACGGCGGTTGGTTCTCataaagacatggcggttggaaccaaaatctcaaatttggactcatcagaccaaaggacagatttccacctgtccaatgtccattactcgtgtttcttggcccaagcacgtctcttctttttattggtgtcctttagtatcaatcaaatgtatttataacgcccttcttacatcagctgatgtcacaaagtgctgtacagaaacccagcctaaaaccccaaacagcaagcaatgcaggtgtagaagcacggtggcttggaaaaactccctagaaaggccagtagtggtttctttgcagcaatttgaccatgaaggcctgattcacgtagtctcctctgaacagttgatgttgagtagtctgttacttgaattctgaagcatttatttaggctgcaatttctgaggctggtaactctaatgaacttatcctctgcagcagaagtaactctgggtcttcctttcctgtggctgtcctcatgagagccagtttcatcatagtgcttgatggtttttgcgactgcacttgaagaaactttcagagttcttgaaatgttccatattgacggaccttcatgtcttaaagtaatgatggactgtcgtttctcttagcttatttgagctgttcttgccataatatggacttggtattttaccacatagggttatcttctgtataccaccactaccttgtcacaacacaactaactggctcaaacgcattaagaaggaaagaaattccacaaattaactttgaacaaggcacaccagttaattgaaatgcattccaggtgactacctcatgaagctggttgagagaatgccaagagtgtgcaaagctgtcatcaaggtaaagggaggttactttgaagaatctcaaatataaaatagatttagatttgtttaacacttttttttgtttactacatgattccatgtgttatttcatagttttgatgtcttcactattgtacaatgtagaaaatagtaaaaaattaagaagaacccttcaatgagtaggtgtccatacactggtactgtatgtatgtatatatatctcCACAAGGCTCATAACTAACAACATACCCACATAATCTGCACCCTATACAACCACAGGGCATATAACGAGGCGTGGACATTTTACTATACAATTAAATGCTAAATGTCTGAAATGAGAAGACACAAACGGGGTTAGCAAGCGTACAGTTGCTAGCTTGTGGTAAAAACACAAATTAGCATAAAAATGAGGAGTGCATCCACAACACATGAAGCGTAAGAAATATGAACTCACATTTCTGAAGGACGCACACTGATCTTGGCTAAAACAAAGAATGCTAACTAAAGATTGCTGGAATTTATCACTTGGCTTATGTactttatctacactgaacaaaaatacaaacacaacatgtaaagttttggtcccatgtttcatgagctgaaataaaagatcccaaaagTTTTCCAtccacacaaaaagcttatttctataGAATtttgtgtacatttttttttttacatccctgttggtatttctcctttgccaagataattcatccacctgataggtgtggcatatgaagaagctgattaaacagcatgatcattacacaggtgcaccttgtgccggggacaataaaaggccactctaaaatgtgcagttaatGCCACACAacagttttgagggagtgtgcaattgacatgctggctgcaggaatgtccaccagaactgttgccagagaattgaatgtgaAATTCTCTACAATCTCGTGTTCTCCAATGTCGTTTGAGAGAATTTGTCAgcacgtccaactggcctcacaaacgcagaccatgtgtaatgacgccagcccaggacctccacatcctgcttctttacctgtgggattgtctgagaccagccacacagAAAGccgatgaaactgaggagtatttctgtctctaataaagcctttttgtggggaaaaacgtattctgattggctggtcctgactccccagtgggtgggcctatgcccacccatggctgcgcccctgcccagttgtgtgaaattcatagattagggcctagttaatttatttcaattgactgatttccttatatgaactgtaactcagtaaaattgttggatgttgagttttttttaatttttgttCAGTTAATTATTTCTCAGAGATCGCCCAGCGTGCATCTACTTCACATCACCGGTGGGTGGCGCTACAGCTCTCCTATGATGAACTCATATGTATTCTCCATAGTCTTTCATACAGGTGTGTTTCGCAAGCATTCCCGGAAGTCTCTCTCAGATTTTAGCTAACCCTATTCCAAACTGTAACCTAATTCTCTTAACCTGAACCTAAGTCACTTCCTGTCATAGCTGTATACCACATAGTCAAAACCCTGCTTCCGCTAGATGGCTCTATTATCCTTACGTCGTTTGTCATTTGTATTAAACCAGACAGGAAGAGGCGACGCGAAAGGGTTTACCCTGCCTATAAATTGTCCATGAAGTGAGGatttttttgtatggaggtcaatgagtatCGATCTTGGTCAACAAATTGAATTTCTAATTTGGCAcctgaggcttatttgatcaaatataagttatgtaatggttaggttgttatGAAGGTACTGATAAGTGGACGCACGTGGCATTTCGGCAACGTTGTGCTGTTCACActtatctgccctctcattggctataATGGTCCCACCTGGTGTTGCTTCTCGCCTgcctttgaggacatgtatttatATTGTTAGTGTTCACTCGACCATCTTGTTGATATAATAGATCATCTTTTATTAAACTGCACGGCTGGTAATACACTTGTCCCCCGGCGACCGGTTCGTACATAAAACATCCTCCATTCAGGCTGGAGAAGTAGTTTAATTTAATGGCCCGCCGGCTTAAAAAAGCTGGGAAATTATGCATACCGTTTTaacaaaacacattttttcaCCACAATGCTAGAGTGGCTAATGCTACTTGCTGCGCATCGCATTCATCCTGGGGTAAACAAACTGCTTCAACCTGATTGGCTGCATTGGAATATTGTGTTTTGTTAAGACAGTATGCATATTAACCATTTTTAGGCCATTAAATCAGGTTAAGGAGGAAAATGAcgcctttgcagcctgaatggatgATGTTTTATGTACGAACAGGTCGCAGGGAACACGAGTGTATTACCAGCTCTGCAGTTTAATGCAGGACGTCGATGACAAACGACGTAAGGATAATAGCGCCATCTGGCGGAATCAGGGCTACAGGCAGAGGAGATTCCCCTCGGTCCACTCCAGTGGTTATATGATTTACAGTACACACCCTCTACTGGGGGTACGTGTGGGTAGAAGTCTACATACATACTGTCCGGAACTGCACCAGCCTGGTTACACACCAACCATAGTTGCTGGAAGCGATACTGGAAAGCAAAAAAAGCCAGTCAAAGCTAGCCAAAACATTGACTAGAAGGAATGCTCTCCTCGTAGTCAAAATGACCATATGCCAATATAGTTCCACCTCTGAACTTCAAGTAAAATGGTTTGAAGACCAGCACTGTACGGTTTGTGTTGGCAAGCTTGTTTTTAAAGGTTCTGACATCTGTGTGCAGGTATATGGGGGATAGGTGTGGCAACTCAGAAGGTGAACCTGAACCAGGTCCCCATGGGGCAGGACATCAACAGCCTTGTCCTGAGGCATGATGGCTCGATGTATCACAACAACGAGGAGAAGAACCGCCTCCCTGCCAATAGCCTTCCACAGGAGGGGGACATTGTGGTGAGTGGACTGGTCTGGTGGAGCGCAACTAAGCTGGTTTTATACATATACTCAAGGTCTTTATTAAAGCGTTAATGAACATGCTCTATAACATCTCAAACAAAGCAAGGAAAGCACATGGCATAATTGACACAGCAATATTATTATCTTCTGATAAACAAAAGGCAGTCCAACACCAAATGCCTGGGCAAAAAAAGGAATGCGACAAACTTACTTGCTCAGTAACGCATCCAGGTTATACAAATAAAAAACCATTAGTCTTTAGCTTTAAACTACACAATAAACATGTTCTCCAAACACTACACAGTCATGCTTGCAGTCAGAGCGGAAGAGGTGAAGTGGGTGGGTCCACTCCTGTCAATCTGTCCACGTAGGAAACGGTGATAAGCAGGCCAATAATGAGATCAACGACTCCCGTTGTTAGGTCGGAGATGAGACCATCTCAATTATATATTAATTAGTATCTCTGTTCCAATCCATTAGGTTGTCACACTTATGGCTACTTAAGGTGTTTTGGAGGAAGTCCCACCTCTATAGAGGTAGATTGGATTGGGCTAGGCCAgagatcaaataaaattgtattagtcacatgcgttgAATAGAACAgtgaatgcttacttacgagccccaacaatgcagttaaaaaaaatacggctaagaataacaaataaaagtaacaagtaattaaagagcagtagtaaaataacaatagggagactatatacaggaggcaccagtacagagtcaatgtgcgggggcaccagatagttgaggtaatatgtacatgttggtagagttattaaagtgactatgcatagatgataacagagagtagcagcggtgtaaaagaggaggagaggggggacaatgtaaatagtctgggtagccatttgattaggagtcttattgcttggggatagaagctgtttagaagcctcttggacctgtacataatgaagagatgctcatgtctctgcCCAGTGGGAGTCGCTGTCCCAAAGTcaggaaggcaggcgacaagcttaggtccaaaataaacccatagaaacacattgggcttattttggcaAGAGTGAAATCTTTCGAtttacctcttcctctctgcacaGGCTAAGGGGAAATTCAGTCAGAAGGTGTACAGGGAATCTAATCAGTTCTTTTTCATCTCAGGGCATCACATACGACCACGTGGAGCTGAATCTCTATCTCAATGGGAAGAATATGCACTGTCCAGCTTCAGGGATCAGAGGCACCGTGTTCCCGGTGGTttatggtgagtgtgtgtgtgtgtgtgtgtgtgtgtgtgtgtgtgtgtgtgtgtgtgtacacagctGCATGCACAGGGAC
Encoded here:
- the LOC120058485 gene encoding SPRY domain-containing protein 7, coding for MAALFTCCLGCCGDGGTGHIPLKEMPNVQLDTHHMGTDVVIVKSGRRICGTGGCLANAPLHQNKSYFEFKIQSTGIWGIGVATQKVNLNQVPMGQDINSLVLRHDGSMYHNNEEKNRLPANSLPQEGDIVGITYDHVELNLYLNGKNMHCPASGIRGTVFPVVYVDDSAILDCQFSDFYHTAPQGFEKILFEQQIF